From Variimorphobacter saccharofermentans, one genomic window encodes:
- the mscL gene encoding large conductance mechanosensitive channel protein MscL has protein sequence MLKEFKKFALRGNMIDLAVGIIIGGAFSGIVNSLVNDIIMPLLSLITQNINFEDWFFALDGNSYATLQAAKDAGAPTVNYGLFISGIINFVIMAFVVFLMVRWINKLKKPEPAAEPTTKQCPFCLSDINKNAKKCPHCTSELND, from the coding sequence ATGTTAAAGGAATTTAAGAAATTTGCATTGAGAGGTAATATGATAGATTTAGCGGTAGGTATCATTATCGGCGGGGCCTTCAGTGGGATTGTGAATTCTCTGGTTAATGATATCATCATGCCGCTTCTATCACTGATTACACAGAATATCAACTTTGAGGACTGGTTTTTTGCTCTGGACGGGAATTCATATGCTACACTTCAGGCAGCAAAGGATGCCGGTGCTCCCACAGTTAATTATGGATTATTTATATCGGGGATAATCAACTTTGTCATCATGGCATTTGTTGTATTCCTAATGGTTCGATGGATCAATAAATTAAAGAAGCCGGAACCAGCAGCAGAACCGACAACTAAGCAATGCCCATTTTGCTTATCCGATATCAATAAGAATGCAAAAAAATGTCCTCATTGTACTTCAGAGCTGAATGACTAG
- a CDS encoding glycoside hydrolase family 5 protein, protein MGNTMQGFQTGVNLGGWISQFRNGVKEHFDHFITEEDIKQIASWGLDHVRLPIDYNVIEDDQTPFQYKEEGFAYIDNCIKWCETYHLNIILDLHKTAGYAAFSLNENRLFEDETLQNRFLSLWKAFAERYRHYGKNVVFELLNEIVEPNSDRWNRLSKRAVDAIRSIDKNRVIIIGGNNYNSVNTLRELDSIDDENIVYTFHFYEPHLFTHQKAGWESLMKECDFVIPYPSGNEEYQKYISKSDCFQRAYDFEDHIDKETLRKYLQPAVEFMKDRNATIYCGEYGVIDYAPFESNLRWHEDICDLLLEYNIGRCAWTYKLMSFPLVDKDSKVLDERMIKIVSKR, encoded by the coding sequence ATGGGAAATACTATGCAGGGCTTTCAAACAGGTGTGAACTTGGGAGGCTGGATATCACAATTTCGTAATGGGGTGAAAGAACATTTTGATCATTTTATAACCGAAGAAGACATTAAGCAAATAGCATCCTGGGGATTGGATCACGTCAGATTACCTATCGATTATAATGTAATCGAGGATGATCAAACTCCTTTTCAATATAAAGAAGAGGGATTTGCTTATATTGACAATTGTATAAAATGGTGTGAAACATACCACCTGAATATTATATTGGATTTGCATAAGACAGCTGGATATGCTGCATTTTCATTGAACGAGAATCGTTTATTTGAGGATGAAACATTGCAAAACCGCTTCCTTTCATTATGGAAAGCATTTGCTGAGAGATACAGACACTATGGTAAAAATGTTGTATTTGAGCTCTTGAATGAAATTGTTGAACCCAACTCCGATCGTTGGAATCGATTAAGTAAAAGAGCAGTAGATGCAATTCGAAGCATAGATAAGAACCGGGTAATTATAATAGGTGGAAATAATTATAACAGTGTCAATACGCTTCGTGAGTTGGATTCGATTGATGATGAGAATATTGTATATACCTTCCATTTTTATGAGCCGCATCTTTTTACTCATCAAAAGGCAGGATGGGAGTCTCTTATGAAGGAATGTGATTTTGTCATTCCCTATCCATCGGGGAACGAGGAGTATCAGAAGTATATTAGTAAATCGGATTGCTTCCAGAGAGCATATGACTTTGAAGATCATATCGATAAAGAGACCCTTCGCAAATACCTCCAGCCGGCAGTGGAATTTATGAAGGATCGAAACGCTACGATTTATTGTGGAGAATATGGTGTGATTGATTATGCACCGTTTGAGAGTAATCTTCGTTGGCATGAGGATATATGCGATTTATTATTGGAATATAATATTGGAAGATGCGCTTGGACTTATAAATTGATGTCCTTTCCTCTGGTAGATAAGGACTCTAAGGTGTTGGATGAACGCATGATCAAAATTGTGAGTAAAAGATAG